The Geotalea uraniireducens Rf4 genome window below encodes:
- a CDS encoding sulfate ABC transporter substrate-binding protein produces the protein MLLKKISKILVFAALAVSVPVAALAEVSLLNVSYDPTRELYQDFNGAFAQYWKKKSGENITVKQSHGGSGKQARAVIDGLEADVVTLALAYDIDEIHDKAKLIPANWQKRLPNNSSPYTSTIVFLVRKGNPKKIRDWNDLVKPGISVITPNPKTSGGARWNYLAAWGYALKQKGGNEAKAKEFVGKLFKNVPVLDSGARGSTTTFVQRGIGDVLLAWENEAFLAVNELGKDKFEIVVPSLSILAEPPVAVVDKVVDKKGTRKVAEEYLKYLYTPEGQEIAAKNYYRPRDKKVAAKYAKNFPKVKLFTIDELFGGWRAAQKKHFTDGGLFDQIYKPSK, from the coding sequence ATGTTATTGAAAAAAATAAGCAAAATCCTCGTCTTCGCGGCCCTGGCCGTTTCCGTGCCCGTCGCCGCGCTGGCGGAAGTAAGCCTGCTCAACGTTTCCTATGACCCGACCCGGGAGCTCTACCAGGACTTCAACGGGGCCTTTGCCCAGTACTGGAAGAAAAAGAGCGGGGAGAACATTACCGTCAAGCAGTCCCACGGCGGTTCCGGCAAGCAGGCGCGTGCAGTCATCGACGGCCTTGAAGCCGATGTGGTGACGCTGGCGCTGGCTTACGACATCGATGAAATTCACGACAAGGCCAAGCTGATCCCTGCCAATTGGCAGAAGCGTCTGCCAAATAACAGTTCCCCTTACACCTCCACCATTGTCTTCCTGGTCCGCAAAGGCAACCCGAAGAAAATCAGGGACTGGAATGACCTGGTGAAACCTGGGATCTCGGTGATTACACCGAACCCGAAAACCTCCGGCGGCGCCCGCTGGAACTACCTGGCTGCCTGGGGCTACGCCCTGAAGCAGAAGGGGGGCAACGAAGCCAAGGCAAAGGAATTTGTCGGCAAGCTGTTCAAGAACGTTCCGGTCCTTGATTCCGGCGCCCGTGGCTCAACGACCACCTTTGTCCAGAGGGGGATCGGCGACGTGCTTCTCGCCTGGGAGAACGAGGCATTTCTCGCTGTGAACGAACTGGGTAAAGACAAGTTCGAGATCGTTGTTCCGTCGCTGAGCATCCTCGCAGAACCGCCGGTAGCCGTGGTGGACAAGGTGGTGGACAAGAAGGGGACCCGCAAGGTAGCGGAAGAGTACCTCAAGTATCTCTACACCCCTGAAGGGCAGGAGATTGCGGCCAAGAACTACTATCGCCCCCGCGACAAGAAGGTGGCGGCAAAGTACGCCAAGAACTTTCCCAAGGTGAAGCTCTTCACCATCGATGAGCTTTTCGGCGGTTGGCGAGCGGCCCAGAAGAAACACTTTACCGATGGCGGGTTGTTTGACCAGATCTATAAACCGAGCAAGTGA
- a CDS encoding RrF2 family transcriptional regulator has protein sequence MISKKTKYALKAIIYLARVYDKGPILIADLARDERIPKKFLELILLTLKNNGILQSRKGKGGGYYLGKSPKDISMGTVIRILEGPLAPVPCVSETAYAKCDECVDERTCGIRLMMKDVRDAMAKILDGTTLADVLERTEKAEQQGKGVLHYYI, from the coding sequence ATGATTTCCAAAAAAACAAAATACGCCTTAAAGGCGATTATTTATCTCGCCAGGGTCTATGACAAGGGGCCGATCCTGATTGCGGATCTTGCGCGGGATGAGCGGATCCCGAAAAAATTCCTGGAGCTGATCCTGCTGACCCTGAAAAACAACGGCATACTCCAGAGCAGGAAAGGTAAGGGGGGAGGCTACTACCTGGGTAAGTCTCCCAAGGATATCAGTATGGGCACCGTAATACGGATTCTTGAGGGACCGTTGGCCCCGGTTCCCTGCGTGAGCGAAACCGCCTATGCAAAATGTGATGAATGCGTGGATGAAAGAACCTGCGGCATCCGGTTGATGATGAAGGATGTCCGTGATGCGATGGCCAAGATCCTCGACGGAACAACCCTTGCAGATGTACTTGAGCGTACCGAGAAGGCGGAGCAGCAGGGTAAAGGGGTCTTGCACTACTACATCTAA